From a single Vanacampus margaritifer isolate UIUO_Vmar chromosome 15, RoL_Vmar_1.0, whole genome shotgun sequence genomic region:
- the LOC144034528 gene encoding cornifelin homolog B-like translates to MSRHVIVAQPQRRRIQEGAQWSTGLCACHQDVGDCCFALCCLPVFTCKVARKAGVCPLLPLLDCLGCVPPASLAVRASVRERYGIQGSVWGDCLYGCCCYPLSWLQISRELKRRAAAHASSSSSSSSTSDEYAALTRLQGAHLV, encoded by the exons ATGTCTCGTCATGTGATCGTGGCCCAGCCGCAAAGGAGGCGCATCCAGGAGGGGGCTCAATGGAGCACAGGCTTGTGTGCTTGCCATCAAGACGTGGGAGACT GCTGCTTTGCCCTGTGCTGCCTCCCGGTGTTCACCTGCAAAGTGGCGAGGAAGGCGGGCGTGTGTCCCCTTCTGCCACTGCTGGACTGTCTTGGGTGCGTGCCCCCGGCCTCCCTCGCGGTGAGAGCCTCTGTCAGGGAAAGATACGGCATACAG GGGAGTGTGTGGGGTGACTGCCTGTACGGATGCTGCTGCTACCCGCTATCTTGGCTCCAGATCTCCAGAGAGCTGAAAAGAAGAGCTGCAGCTcacgcctcctcctcttcgtcctcctcctctaCCTCGGACGAATACGCAGCATTGACTCGCCTGCAGGGGGCGCACTTGGTCTGA
- the cldn7a gene encoding LOW QUALITY PROTEIN: claudin-7-A (The sequence of the model RefSeq protein was modified relative to this genomic sequence to represent the inferred CDS: deleted 2 bases in 1 codon), which yields MPHEHENVCADKKKKKKESIGATCRFACKWREHFPAATQHMTTHTHILHAHPQEDPSERTHILPYKSFFCIELAHNNKTFNTFWKGGLVSFRERQMANSGIQLLGFFMSLTGIVGLIIGTILPQWKMSAYIGDNIITAVAMYQGLWMSCAFQSTGQLQCKIYDSILQLDSSLQATRALMIVGIIVSVAGLGVACMGMKCTTCGGGDKLRKARVAMTGGIILLVGGLCAIVACSWFAHNVIRAFYNPYTPVNTKFEFGAAIFIAWGGSLLDVLGGAMLAASCPRKKQVSKYPSMASSRCGPDSSNKEYV from the exons ATGCCTCATGAGCATGAGAACGTCTgtgcggacaaaaaa aaaaaaaaaaaagaatccatcGGGGCAACCTGTCGCTTTGCTTGCAAGTGGAGGGAACATTTCCCGGCAGCCACTCAACACATGACAACACACACCCACATCTTGCATGCCCATCCCCAAGAAGATCCCTctgagcgcacacacatactcccATACAAGAGCTTTTTTTGCATAGAGCTTGCACACAATAACAAGACTTTTAATACTTTCTGGAAAGGAGGCCTTGTTTCCTTTCGGGAAAGACAAATGGCAAACTCCGGTATTCAACTTTTGGGATTCTTCATGTCGCTGACTGGCATCGTGGGCCTGATCATCGGGACCATTCTGCCTCAGTGGAAGATGTCCGCCTACATCGGGGACAACATCATCACGGCCGTGGCCATGTATCAGGGATTGTGGATGTCCTGCGCCTTCCAGAGTACAGGACAACTCCAGTGCAAGATCTATGATTCCATCCTGCAGCTTGACA GTTCTCTTCAGGCCACCCGGGCACTGATGATCGTGGGCATCATTGTGTCAGTGGCGGGCCTGGGCGTGGCCTGCATGGGCATGAAGTGCACCACATGTGGAGGGGGCGACAAGCTGCGCAAGGCCCGCGTCGCCATGACGGGGGGAATCATCCTGTTAGTAGGAG GGCTGTGTGCCATCGTGGCTTGCTCCTGGTTTGCTCACAACGTCATCCGAGCGTTCTACAACCCCTACACTCCTGTCAACACCAA GTTTGAGTTTGGCGCCGCCATCTTCATCGCATGGGGTGGTTCCCTCCTGGATGTCCTGGGCGGGGCCATGTTGGCCGCCTCTTGCCCGCGAAAGAAGCAGGTGTCCAAGTACCCGTCCATGGCCAGTTCCCGCTGTGGACCTGACAGCAGCAATAAGGAATATGTCTGA
- the chrnb1l gene encoding cholinergic receptor, nicotinic, beta 1 (muscle) like has translation MGSLDYHKKMGASEIERKLHQKIFKTYNLKVRPAQYWEERVMVRVGMTLSQLVSLNQKNGEMTTNVFMNLEWKDYRLSWDPKNYDNINVLRIPANKVWRPDVYLINNNDGQFDVALYVNVLVYNDGTVNWLPPAIYRSSCSIEVAYFPFDWQNCSMVFRSYTYDASEVDLQYYLDDEGKEIREIVIDENAFTENGEWNICHKPSRKNVKEDLYEDITFYLIIERKPLFYIINIIVPCILTSVLAIFVFYLPPGAGEKMTLSISVLIALTVFMLLLADRVPETSLAIPIIVNYVMFTMILVTFSVILSVVVLNLHHRTPSTHIMPSWVRSFFINFLPKYIGMTRPEQEECLLKEDSCDQTPDTSFNGRQPGGEYFFRKINPDLVIPWRGRCETPVRLQRLPETDGFCLILPPNLKSAIAAVTYMAEQLKKQDTDDSITEDWQFIALVVDRLFLWLFVIITTLGTLAMFLDASFNYTPDNPFP, from the exons ATGGGGTCTTTGGACTACCACAAGAAGATGG GAGCATCAGAAATAGAGCGGAAGCTCCATCAGAAGATATTTAAGACCTACAACTTGAAGGTGAGACCCGCTCAGTACTGGGAGGAGAGAGTGATGGTGCGGGTGGGAATGACTCTGTCCCAGCTTGTCAGCTTG AATCAGAAGAACGGCGAGATGACGACCAACGTGTTCATGAATCTG GAGTGGAAAGACTACCGCCTGTCGTGGGACCCGAAAAATTACGACAACATAAATGTTTTGAGGATTCCTGCGAATAAGGTGTGGCGCCCTGATGTCTACCTCATAAACAA CAATGATGGTCAATTTGACGTAGCTTTATATGTCAACGTCTTGGTGTACAATGACGGGACGGTCAACTGGCTTCCGCCGGCCATCTACCGCAGTTCTTGCTCTATCGAG GTTGCATACTTTCCCTTCGACTGGCAAAACTGCAGCATGGTTTTCAGGTCGTACACCTACGATGCCTCGGAAGTGGATCTGCAGTATTATCTGGACGACGAGGGAAAGGAGATCCGGGAGATCGTCATAGACGAGAACGCGTTCACCG AGAACGGTGAGTGGAACATATGCCACAAACCCTCAAGAAAGAACGTCAAGGAGGATCTGTATGAGGACATCACCTTCTACCTGATCATCGAGAGGAAGCCTCTTTTCTATATCATCAACATCATTGTTCCCTGCATCCTCACGAGTGTCTTGGCTATTTTTGTCTTCTACCTTCCCCCTGGCGCAG GAGAGAAGATGACCCTCTCTATTTCGGTTCTCATCGCCTTGACCGTTTTCATGCTGCTGCTGGCGGACAGGGTCCCGGAGACTTCACTGGCCATCCCCATTATCGTCAACTACGTGATGTTCACCATGATCCTGGTCACATTCTCGGTCATCCTGAGCGTGGTCGTCCTCAACTTACACCACCGTACACCCAGCACGCACATCATGCCCAGCTGGGTTCGCAGT TTCTTCATAAATTTCCTGCCCAAGTATATCGGCATGACCCGGCCCGAGCAAGAGGAGTGTCTTTTGAAAGAGGATTCTTGTGACCAAACACCCGACACAAGTTTCAACGGACGACAGCCCGGAGGGGAGTACTTCTTCCGCAAGATCAATCCTGATCTTGTCATACCTTGGAGAGGCAG GTGCGAGACTCCGGTGCGGCTTCAAAGGCTTCCAGAGACGGATGGATTCTGTCTGATCCTTCCTCCCAACCTGAAGTCGGCCATCGCCGCCGTCACGTACATGGCCGAGCAGCTGAAGAAGCAAGATACCGACGATTCG ATAACAGAGGACTGGCAGTTCATTGCCCTGGTGGTGGATCGTCTCTTCCTGTGGCTTTTTGTCATAATCACCACTCTGGGCACTTTGGCGATGTTCTTGGACGCCAGTTTTAACTACACGCCCGACAACCCCTTCCCATAA
- the chrnb1 gene encoding acetylcholine receptor subunit beta, translated as MKSPDLFLLLCCICSLSSLGGAGDVEQALTKQVFANYNLKVRPARSPTERLVVRVGMTLSSFVGMNMKNEEMSTVVVMNLEWRDYNLSWDPKEHDGIEVLRIPASKVWLPDIYLINNNDGVFDVALHVHVQVYSNGRVTWTPPALYLSSCGVRVTYFPFDWQNCSMQFRSYTYDSTEIELQYALDANGKEIREILLDEAFSESGEWHIRHKPCRKNMNKDLYEDMSFYLIIERKPLYYVVNIIIPCILITIIAIFNFYLPPDAGEKMGLSINVLLTLTVFLLLLADKIPETSLGVPIIVKYIMFTMILVTCSVILSVVVLNLHHRSPNTHMMPLWVRRIFIHMLPQYLCILRPKVEVPLALKMMPVQREKKVFAINKAADEYFIRKPDSSILFPKPNRFQAEGKPSDLRKFIDGPSSYLSLPPELKSAIEAISYIAEALQAEKDYEALKEDWQYVAMVVDRMFLVIFVIFTTVGTLAIFIKASLNRAPTDPF; from the exons ATGAAAAGCCCCGATCTGTTCCTGCTGCTGTGTTGCATATGCAGCCTGAGTTCACTGGGAG GAGCAGGGGATGTCGAGCAGGCGCTAACCAAGCAGGTCTTCGCTAACTATAACCTCAAGGTCCGGCCTGCGCGCTCCCCCACGGAGCGACTGGTGGTCCGAGTGGGCATGACCCTCTCCTCGTTTGTTGGAATG aatatgaaaaatgaagaaatGAGCACGGTCGTCGTCATGAATTTG GAGTGGCGAGATTACAATTTGTCATGGGATCCCAAAGAGCATGACGGGATTGAGGTGTTGCGTATTCCCGCTTCAAAAGTGTGGCTGCCGGACATTTATCTGATCAACAA CAATGATGGCGTATTTGATGTGGCGCTCCACGTTCACGTACAGGTTTATAGCAACGGCAGGGTGACATGGACCCCACCTGCACTTTACCTGAGTTCCTGTGGCGTTAGG GTGACATATTTCCCCTTCGACTGGCAGAACTGCAGCATGCAGTTCCGCTCGTACACGTACGACTCCACCGAGATCGAGCTCCAGTACGCTCTGGATGCAAACGGCAAAGAGATACGGGAAATCCTGCTGGACGAGGCCTTCAGCG AGAGCGGCGAGTGGCACATCAGACACAAGCCGTGCAGAAAGAACATGAACAAAGATCTGTACGAGGACATGAGCTTCTACCTGATCATCGAGAGGAAGCCGCTCTACTACGTAGTGAACATCATCATCCCTTGCATCCTCATCACCATCATCGCCATCTTCAACTTCTACCTGCCGCCGGATGCAG GTGAAAAGATGGGACTTTCCATCAACGTATTGCTCACCCTGACCgtcttcctgctgctgctggcggACAAAATTCCAGAGACCTCGCTGGGCGTTCCCATCATCGTCAAGTACATCATGTTCACCATGATCCTGGTCACGTGCTCAGTCATCCTCAGTGTGGTCGTGCTCAACCTGCACCACCGCTCGCCCAACACCCACATGATGCCCTTGTGGGTCCGCAGG ATCTTCATCCACATGCTGCCACAATACCTCTGCATCCTGCGCCCCAAAGTGGAGGTGCCCCTGGCCCTCAAAATGATGCCTGTCCAACGAGAGAAAAAGGTGTTTGCCATCAACAAGGCGGCCGACGAGTACTTCATCCGCAAGCCGGACTCCTCCATTTTGTTCCCTAAACCCAACAG ATTCCAAGCAGAGGGCAAACCATCCGACCTAAGGAAATTCATTGACGGGCCCAGTAGCTACCTTTCACTGCCCCCCGAACTCAAGTCCGCCATCGAGGCGATCTCGTACATCGCTGAAGCACTGCAGGCCGAGAAGGACTACGAAGCT CTGAAGGAGGACTGGCAGTACGTGGCCATGGTGGTGGACCGCATGTTCCTCGTGATATTTGTCATCTTCACCACCGTTGGCACCTTGGCTATTTTTATTAAGGCCAGCCTCAATCGCGCGCCCACCGACCCTTTCTAA